In Lathyrus oleraceus cultivar Zhongwan6 chromosome 2, CAAS_Psat_ZW6_1.0, whole genome shotgun sequence, the DNA window GTCTTCATTTGTAGCAGCCACTACTGAGATTGAAGACACTTTCTTCGCGTGGACTAGGTAGAGGTGTTGTTGTTCATTGTTCATGGTCATTCTTTTGATTCTACATCAACATTTAATCACCATAATAGGAAACCAGTATATCATTGATCATGTTCATTCGCAAGGATCACCTAAGAGAAATTTTTGTTTTCCGTTGTATTTTTATTGtgattttcctttaatttcaaTCAATTTTCTTGGAGGAAACAGTGTCCATCAATCTCTAATAAGTTTCTCTTGTGTTCTTaagaccgaatggcattaccttataatAGAAGTTTTTATAGCTGGTCATAACACCATTTGTGGTGCATCGCTAGGGTTCATCCTTATTTGATTATATCCCGAGTATACATCCATAAAACTGAATACTTGAAAACCCAAATATGTAACGACAATTTTGTATTAATCCAATTAATTATTAAACATGTGACTAGCAATATATAACTCCTCTCACATAACCATTCGATCATTAGTATTTTTGTTATCAATCATGTGAGAggagttatatatatatatatatatatatatatatatatatatatatatatatatatatatatatatatatatatatatatatatatattggcGCTATATGTCAAACAATGAATAGTTAATGAATTACAATTTAAACGAAATGTAATCTTTTTTGCATTTGGTGAGAGTTGAACACGTGCCTTATCCACAAGTACCACTCCTGAACCATCTATGCTACTGCAAGTCTGCAATATTTATTAAAAATTGCCCTAATCACAAAATAAATCATGATATCTATCCATTAGATTAAAGCAATAAATCAACATGTTCCCCTACTGACTACCCATAGTCAAGTCAAGAGTCAAGTCAAAATGCTCTATAACTGAATCATGGGATAAATCGACATATCTGCATGACTGAATCACTAGGGTGAATCGGCATACCCTTCGATGAATAAGTCAACATATTCTTCATCGGGAATATTAAAATAAGTCGACTTATTCTTCTACCTCAATCGCTAGACTTTTTGCCCACAGTACCCCTTTCTTGAAAATTTATTCCCACAATGCCCCATTCTGAAAAAAAAAAATCCCAGAATGCCCCACTTTTCTTTTGGGTCTCGCCCATTCATTGGACGAGAGGATGAAGCGGTTAAAATGCTGAGTAGATTCGGCCATTGGTTGGCCGAGCTCTTGAAGGagatgttttttttttttttaaatataattatataattaaataaccttattaaaattattattaaatagttttctaattaattctatatttaaataataaaaatgattttttttttaaataataataatatttttgtAAAATACTAATAATagttttctattttttttaaaatattaataataaaaattattttttttcaaatattaataatataaatgatttatttatttttaaatattaataatagaaatgaattaatattttttaaaaagaTAATGAAGTAATATTTTTTTGAATGATATGCTTCCCTCCTATATTTCAATGACCGAGCAATTACTTTGTGTTTGTACTGTCTCGGTCAATGATTGGTCGAGTACTGAAGtattaattttctataaatagcAGGACTTGTAGAAAATTAACTCAGAGCACAAAATCCTTTATTTTGGTAAAAATGTCTTTTTGGGGTCTTGTATTTTATGGACATGGTGAAAAAATCAGTGTTTGCCTCGATCCGTAATGGAATTTCAGAACACTGATTTCAGCCATCCACACTGGCTTCCAACAGTTGGGCGGGCATCGTATGAAGGTGAGGAAAGTAGAGTATCGTTGTCCATACATAACGTTGACTGATGCAAGCCCCGATGGTACGTACATGTATTACCTGGACAtatagaaaatgatgaagatgttcAGTGTATGTTTTCGGCACATAGTGGTAAAGTTAATAGAGGAGTTGAAGGTCCACTTGTGTTGGTTGCTGTTGTTGATTAGTTTTTTAATTACcacttgtgttggttgttgttgttgttgtttagttCATGTGGTCGTACTTTGTAACCAGAAGCATTTGATTATCAAATGTATTTCATAATTGTTTGTTCCCAAAAGACATTAGAAATACACAATGGTTTACATAAAGTACGTGCATAATagttaataattaaaaaaaacataataatCTGGACAGATATTTAAAATAACAACATAATCATCTAGATGGTCGCTGGGACAGTCCTACAACATTAGGACATTTCCTACGCATGTGTCCTATTTCACGGCAAATTCCACACCTTCTCTTTTCCTTCTCAATGTCGTCCATCTCGGTTCTAATCCTGGTGCTGTTTGGGCGCCctttcttcctccttctcatagAGTCGTCGTGGCAAAGAGTAAATCCTTCATATTGTGGCCAATTCTCCTCATGGGGAAGTCCTAGGAAACTCTCCTTATAGACCTTGAACACGTTAAGAATTTTGAAGACGTACGGAATGTGAATGGAGTAGTCCTGGCATATGCTCGAATGCTGCGATTACATGGGAGCAAGGTAAGTGAAATGCCTGAAATTTCCCACAATCATAGTGTTGTTTCCTCAGATCAACGCTGAATGTTCCGATTGGTCGACCGTCATTATGATTAATCTTCTCTTGGACCATGAAATAAAATCTCTTGCGATCGAACTGCATGACGTTATGCGTGTTAGCTTTCATGACTTCCTCAGTCATCCCCTTGTTGCAGTTATCAGTGAAAACCTGCCCAGATGCTAACATTTTTGTCCATTGATGGCCTCTTCTACCAAATAGTGATCCTAATTGATAGTACATAGATTTGACCAATGCAGTGATTGGAAGGTTTCGGGTTTCTTTTAGCACCGAGTTCATTGCTTCTGCTAGGTTAGTTGTCATGTGACCCCAGCGTTGccctccgtcaaatgcccttgccCACTTCTCCAGAGGGATGTTGTCTATCCATGATAAAGCGTTGTTGTTTGTTCTTCGGATTTCCCCCCGATAGTAGGTAAATTTCGCCTCTGTTAACGCATAACCCATGTTAACAACTATTTTGCGCAGATCCTTGTCTTTAATCTCGCGCATGAAGTTTTGCGCGATGTGTCTAATGCAATAGATGTGTGATGATGGAGGATACTGTCATCCATTTTCCAGATTGTTATATGCACTCTTTATCGATTCATGTCTGTCTGATATTAGATACAGATTTGCTTGGGGAGTAACGTGTATTCTTAAAttcttaagaaagaaactccaagCTTCCTTTGTCTCACTTTCAACCAATGTGAACGCTATCAGAAATATGTTCCCGTTCCCATCCTATGCCACAGCCATCAACAGAGTCCCTTTGTACTTGTCATACAACCATGTTCCATCAACCTACACAATAGGTTTACAATACGTGAAACCACGTATACATGGTCGAAACGCCCAAAACAAACGATGAAATATCCTTTGGTCACCCAAGTGTGAACCATCATTTGAAATCACAGGTAAGGATTGCAATTCAATAATCGTACCTGGTAGATATGTTTTCATTACCAGTATCCGCTACGGAAGATCGTTGTAAGATGTCTCCCAATTTCCATACAACGACTCAATTGGATGAGGCAACACAATACAAGGGTTAACTCGGCCATCAAAGGGACGAGTCTGCACGCATGCTTTTTTGCAGTGTAATTTCCAATCAGCATGGGAATCGTTGTTGCAGGGATTCCTTGCAAAAAAAATTGCATGCATTCCCTTACTAGTCCAATCACCCTGTACAATTCTAACctatatatttaatattttttaccACTATAAATAAACATTTCCTCTACAATTCTTTCTCATCATCTTCCTCCAATTTCTATTTCACAAATACTTAGTCTCTTCAAATATTTACTCTCTACAAATATTCACTATCTTCTATTCCAAAATGTCTTTGTTGTGGATGGGCGAATCACACCGTGGGACGGCGACAAACATTGTCGAATACGTAAGTCTCTTTCAAATCTATTTCACAAATTCAATATGTAAATATCACATCAAATATTTATTACCATTTTTATTTGAATTTCAGGAAGACGATAGGTTCCGGGTccatttgcatacatacattcaacCAAATGCGGTTATAATACTGTATTTAGAACTAGCCGGTTTTGCAAATGTGGCCAAGATTGCAATTCTAAAAGTAGATTCTAAATTAATTGTTGCATTGTTAGAGAGATGGAGACCTGAGACACATACCTTTCATTTACCAACGGGTGAATGTACTATCACTCTAGAGGATGTGAGTATGTTACTCGATCTCCGAATTAATGGTAAAGTTGTTAATGGCCCAACAAACGTAATCAATGATGTTTACATGGAGAATTTGGGCATCGAACCAACAACTTCAGATAAAAATGGGGCTTCTGTCAAAATTGTTTGGTTAGAAGCCGTATTAACACAACTGAAAAATAACCCTAACTCGACCGAGGCGGAAAATATTCTTCATTCAAAAGTTTATATTTTACTTTTAATTGCTACTTTTTTAATGTCAGATAAGAGTCACAATTTATTACATTCTTCTTGGTTACCTTTAGTAGGATACCTAGAAAAATGTAACACATACAGTTGGGGTTCTGCTTGTCTGGCGACACTATATAGACATATGTGCAAGGCAGCCCATAAAGGAGTCAAGAGCATAGAAGGTTGTGTTGTATATTAACTGTATGGGCATTCACACGCATACCCTTGTTAGCCCCGGTTAGTAACGAGGTTCCATCACATCCTTATGCATTAAGGTAACGAttttcatttaaatgcaatttATATTTCTCAAAATTATTTATACGTCGCTTTAAggtattttttttaatatgcaAGATGGTGCAAACGAAGTATGAATTATGGAAATAATCCTCGTCATCATCTACGAGGGTACCATGTTGCAATAGAACACATGGAAGAAATCGATGTAAGAATGATTAATTATAATATTCaacttatttaaatttattttatacattctaatagttatatttcttttaacagtttatttggaggccgTACATACAATATCCAGTGCCTGATTATAGTGACAGTCGAGTTTGGAGTGCAACAACATATATGGTATGTTTCTTTACCGTTGAGATGCATCAGACGGATCGAGTCAAACTCCAATTTGGATTTGAACAACAAATACCGTCTCAGTCAAGATTTCTAAGTGAACACCATAACATGACTATGGTCCAAGCTTGGGACACACATTGGCAATATTTAAACAAAGAAGAGCTAAAAGAATGGAAAAGAAGAAGGCATTTGGTGTTACAAGGAAACTCGGTAATTGGTGAGTCTAAGTCGGGTAGAGAATACATGAATTGGTTTTTATCAATTCCTTTTATGCACGTTGCTCCAACATAATTTTTGAATGATCCCCGTCAACGTGTAGCTTCTTCAACCCAACAAACAACATCACCCCCACATCAAGACATTCCCCCCACATACACATCCACATTTGGGGCCCAACCATCA includes these proteins:
- the LOC127123934 gene encoding protein MAIN-LIKE 2-like, yielding MSLLWMGESHRGTATNIVEYEDDRFRVHLHTYIQPNAVIILYLELAGFANVAKIAILKVDSKLIVALLERWRPETHTFHLPTGECTITLEDVSMLLDLRINGKVVNGPTNVINDVYMENLGIEPTTSDKNGASVKIVWLEAIRVTIYYILLGYL